The window TGTTCGTCACGTGCCTCGTCGATGCGTTCGCGCCGCAGGTCGGAGAAGCCGTCGCGAACCTTCTCGAGCGGCTCGGAATGACCGTCGAGTTCCCCTTCGAGCAGACGTGCTGCGGCCAGCCCGCCTTCAACGCTGGTTTTCACGATGTAGCACGGCGCATGGCGGTACACACACTCCAGGTGCTGGACGCCACCGAAGGCACGATCGTGCTGCCCTCGGGGTCGTGCGCAGACATGATCATCCACCACATCCCTGACCTCGTCGCCGACGACCCCGATCTCTCCGAGACGGCTCAAAGAGTCTCGGCGAGGACACGCGAGCTCACCTCGTTCCTGATCGATGACCTCGGCGTAATCGATGTGGACGCCACCGGCGCCGGCTCCTGCACCCTGCACCACTCCTGCCATGGCCTGCGAAACCTCGGTGTGAAGTCACAGCCCGAAAAGCTCATCGACAACGTCGCGGGAATGGAACGGGTGGAACTTCCGGACGCGACCGAGTGCTGTGGCTTCGGCGGGCTGTTCGCTCTCGAGATGCCCGACGTGTCTATCGCAATGCTCGACAGAAAGCTCGACAATATCGAAGCGAGCGGGGCCGGCACCGTCGTCGGAGGCGACATCTCGTGCCTCTTGCACATTGCAGGAGGCCTGC of the Gammaproteobacteria bacterium genome contains:
- a CDS encoding Fe-S oxidoreductase; this encodes MATVQLFVTCLVDAFAPQVGEAVANLLERLGMTVEFPFEQTCCGQPAFNAGFHDVARRMAVHTLQVLDATEGTIVLPSGSCADMIIHHIPDLVADDPDLSETAQRVSARTRELTSFLIDDLGVIDVDATGAGSCTLHHSCHGLRNLGVKSQPEKLIDNVAGMERVELPDATECCGFGGLFALEMPDVSIAMLDRKLDNIEASGAGTVVGGDISCLLHIAGGLHRRGSSVEVHHIAEILAKP